The sequence TGATTTTCAAAGCGGAGTTTACAATTAGTAAATGAGCATTTGAAAATCGACGCGCAACACCCCCCTCGGGCAAAAGATCCTGAAATTTTAATTGGCGGCAACGTGGCGGACAAACCGCATCATATTACAGGTATAACCATACTCATTGTCATACCAGGCAACCAACTTAACGAAAGTACCATCGAGAGCGATACCCGCTTCTGCGTCGAAAATTGAAGAATAGCCAACGCCACGGAAATCAGTAGAAACAACTTTCTCATCGGTATATGCCAATGTTTCGCTGATCGCACCAGACTCAGAAGCTGCTTTCATTGCCTTACAAATGTCATCGTAAGAAGCTTCTTTTTCCAACTCGACAGTCAGGTCGACAACAGATACGTCAGAAGTAGGCACACGGAAGGCCATACCAGTCAGCTTGCCATTCAAATCAGGAAGTACTTTGCCAACGGCTTTGGCTGCACCAGTGGAAGAAGGAATGATGTTTTCCAAAATTCCACGGCCACCACGCCAGTCTTTCGCAGAAGGACCGTCAACAGTCTTCTGAGTAGCAGTCGCTGCGTGAACAGTAGACATCAAACCGCGCTTGATACCAAAGTTTTCGTGGATAACCTTAGCCATAGGCGCCAAACAGTTTGTAGTACAAGAAGCCGCAGAAACAATCTTCTGGCCTTTATATTTTTCATGGTTTACGCCATAAACGAACATTGGCGTGTTGTCTTTGGAAGGAGCAGATTGAACGACTTTCTTTGCACCAGCATCAATGTGCTTTTGGCAAGTTTCTTCGGTCAGGAAGAAACCTGTACATTCCAGAACAACATCAACTTCCACGTCGCCCCAAGCCAGGTTCGAAGGATCGCGTTCAGCGGTCAGACGAATCTTCTTTCCGTTA is a genomic window of Gammaproteobacteria bacterium containing:
- the gap gene encoding type I glyceraldehyde-3-phosphate dehydrogenase, with the protein product MAIKVGINGFGRIGRMAFRAIAKDFPDMEVVAINDLLDADYLAYMLKFDSVHGRFNGDVSTDNGSLIVNGKKIRLTAERDPSNLAWGDVEVDVVLECTGFFLTEETCQKHIDAGAKKVVQSAPSKDNTPMFVYGVNHEKYKGQKIVSAASCTTNCLAPMAKVIHENFGIKRGLMSTVHAATATQKTVDGPSAKDWRGGRGILENIIPSSTGAAKAVGKVLPDLNGKLTGMAFRVPTSDVSVVDLTVELEKEASYDDICKAMKAASESGAISETLAYTDEKVVSTDFRGVGYSSIFDAEAGIALDGTFVKLVAWYDNEYGYTCNMMRFVRHVAAN